A window of the Canis lupus baileyi chromosome 8, mCanLup2.hap1, whole genome shotgun sequence genome harbors these coding sequences:
- the SOX8 gene encoding transcription factor SOX-8, producing MLDMSEARAQPPCSPSGTASSMSHVEDSDSDAPPSPAGSEGLGRAGGAGGGGRGDAAEAADERFPACIRDAVSQVLKGYDWSLVPMPVRGGGGGTLKAKPHVKRPMNAFMVWAQAARRKLADQYPHLHNAELSKTLGKLWRLLSESEKRPFVEEAERLRVQHKKDHPDYKYQPRRRKSVKTGQGDSDSGAELGPHPGSAVYKADAGLGEPHHHGDHAGQTHGPPTPPTTPKTDLHHGGKPELKLEGRRLADSGRQNIDFSNVDISELSSEVIGNMDTFDVHEFDQYLPLNGHSALPTEPGQPAAGSYGAASYSHSAAAGIGASPVWAHKGAPSASASPTEAGPPRPHIKTEQLSPSHYGDQSHGSPGRADYGSYSGQASVTTAAPAAAASSFTSSQCDYTDLQAPSYYSPYPGCPSSLYQCPYFHPSRRPYASPLLGGLSVPPAHSPPGNWDQPVYTTLTRP from the exons ATGCTGGACATGAGCGAGGCCCGCGCGCAGCCGCCCTGCAGCCCGTCGGGCACCGCGAGCTCCATGTCGCACGTGGAGGACTCGGACTCGGACGCGCCGCCGTCGCCCGCGGGCTCGGAGGGCCTGggccgcgcggggggcgcggggggcggcggccggggcgacgcggcggaggcggcggacGAGCGCTTCCCAGCCTGCATCCGCGACGCCGTGTCGCAGGTGCTCAAGGGCTACGACTGGAGCCTGGTGCCCATGCCGGTGCGCGGCGGCGGTGGCGGGACGCTCAAGGCCAAGCCGCACGTGAAGCGGCCCATGAACGCCTTCATGGTGTGGGCGCAGGCGGCGCGCCGCAAGCTGGCGGACCAGTACCCGCACCTGCACAACGCCGAGCTCAGCAAGACGCTGGGCAAGCTGTGGCG CTTGCTGAGCGAAAGCGAGAAGCGCCCCTTCGTGGAGGAGGCGGAGCGGCTGCGCGTCCAGCACAAGAAAGACCACCCGGATTACAAGTACCAGCCGCGCCGCAGGAAGAGCGTGAAGACGGGCCAGGGCGACTCTGACTCCGGGGCCGAACTGGGCCCCCACCCCGGCAGTGCCGTGTACAAGGCCGACGCGGGCCTTGGGGAACCACACCACCACGGCGACCACGCAG GGCAGACCCACGGGCCACCCACCCCGCCCACCACCCCCAAGACGGACCTACACCACGGGGGCAAGCCGGAGCTGAAGCTGGAAGGCCGCCGCCTGGCGGACAGCGGGCGCCAGAACATCGACTTCAGCAACGTGGACATCTCGGAGCTGAGCAGCGAGGTCATCGGCAACATGGACACCTTCGACGTGCACGAGTTCGACCAGTACCTGCCCCTCAACGGCCACTCGGCCCTGCCCACAGAGCCAGGCCAGCCCGCTGCTGGCTCCTACGGGGCTGCCTCCTACTCGCACTCGGCGGCGGCCGGCATCGGGGCGTCCCCCGTGTGGGCCCACAAGGGAGCCCCCTCGGCCTCGGCATCGCCCACCGAGGCGGGGCCCCCGCGGCCGCACATCAAAACGGAGCAGCTGAGCCCCAGCCACTACGGCGACCAGTCGCACGGTTCCCCGGGCCGGGCTGACTACGGCTCCTACAGCGGCCAGGCCAGCGTCACCActgccgcccccgccgcggccgccaGCTCCTTCACCAGCTCGCAGTGTGACTACACCGACCTGCAGGCCCCCAGCTACTACAGCCCGTACCCCGGCTGCCCGTCCAGCCTCTACCAGTGCCCCTACTTCCACCCTTCGCGGCGGCCCTACGCCTCGCCCCTGCTCGGCGGCCTCTCCGTGCCACCCGCCCACAGCCCACCCGGCAACTGGGACCAGCCCGTGTACACGACACTGACCAGGCCCTGA